Proteins encoded within one genomic window of Flavobacterium sp. NG2:
- a CDS encoding right-handed parallel beta-helix repeat-containing protein produces the protein MINRNPQFIALLFFFLLSCSYTGISQTRKGNTVFFETSIAADATPAVLAQFMKADAKSISEIKFEKGTYHFYPDKGFEIYAQLSNHNNGLAKTAFPIFNMKNLTIDGQGATFIFHGIIIPFSVENSENIKIVNVAVDWAMSFHSEAKIVAVDPVKKTFDMQISDDYPYEIRNGQLHFIKEYYEHNIGQSILFDPKTTAISFDTESYTSLTTRTKTKIQNNVKNIKYKYNVDPRSPENFKVGMEDKLVVEQLKPGLLRVYNHGRKIPEVGKILTMKGEQGQNRFAPAFHVVSSKNFEANNVNVHHACGMGIIVENSENLTLDNFNVTPSQGRMVSTTADATHFVGCRGKITIKNCTFNNQLDDAVNVHGTYQQVEDILGENSIGIKVGHYQQQGFSIGVPGDVIGLVNLHQSFFEYDKLTLKSIEKINSRYHIITFNEKVPASLKAGDYIENMSAYPELLVQNCTISKNRARGLLLSTPRKIVVENNYFATEMEAILVPVESGYWYESGSALDLTIRNNTFQDCNIGGQNRGIIRFETDDESKNIAFKNILIENNKINQFDNLILEVNNTDGLKFKGNTITNSGTFKMLFPENPAFSIKTSKNIIFENNKYSGKANPILKSDGSVPNLKFK, from the coding sequence ATGATTAATAGAAACCCCCAGTTTATTGCTCTGCTATTTTTTTTCTTGTTAAGCTGTTCTTATACAGGAATTAGTCAAACTAGAAAAGGGAATACAGTATTTTTTGAGACTTCAATTGCAGCTGATGCAACACCAGCCGTTTTAGCTCAATTTATGAAAGCCGATGCCAAGTCGATTTCAGAAATAAAATTCGAAAAAGGAACTTATCATTTTTATCCAGATAAGGGATTTGAGATTTATGCGCAATTGTCAAATCACAATAATGGTTTGGCTAAAACAGCTTTTCCTATATTCAATATGAAAAACTTGACAATTGATGGTCAGGGAGCTACTTTCATATTTCACGGAATTATCATCCCTTTTTCAGTAGAAAATTCGGAAAATATTAAGATTGTTAATGTAGCTGTTGATTGGGCAATGTCTTTTCATAGCGAAGCAAAAATTGTAGCAGTAGATCCTGTAAAAAAGACTTTTGACATGCAAATTTCTGACGATTATCCGTATGAAATCAGAAACGGACAATTGCACTTTATTAAGGAATATTATGAGCATAATATAGGACAATCGATTTTGTTTGATCCTAAAACAACCGCTATTTCGTTTGATACAGAATCCTATACTTCATTAACAACCAGAACGAAGACTAAGATTCAAAATAATGTTAAGAACATTAAATATAAATATAACGTTGATCCAAGATCACCTGAAAATTTTAAGGTGGGTATGGAAGATAAGTTGGTAGTTGAGCAATTAAAACCAGGCTTATTACGAGTATATAATCATGGAAGAAAAATTCCTGAAGTTGGAAAAATCCTGACGATGAAAGGTGAGCAAGGACAAAATAGATTTGCACCAGCTTTTCATGTGGTTTCGTCTAAAAATTTTGAAGCCAATAATGTCAATGTGCACCATGCCTGTGGAATGGGAATCATTGTAGAGAATTCAGAGAACTTGACTTTAGATAACTTCAATGTTACGCCTTCACAAGGAAGAATGGTTTCAACTACCGCTGATGCAACTCACTTTGTAGGCTGCAGAGGTAAAATTACCATCAAAAACTGTACGTTCAATAATCAATTAGATGATGCTGTCAATGTACATGGCACCTATCAACAAGTGGAGGATATTTTGGGCGAAAACAGCATTGGTATCAAAGTAGGTCATTACCAACAACAAGGTTTTAGTATTGGAGTTCCAGGGGATGTTATTGGATTGGTTAATTTGCACCAATCGTTTTTTGAATATGATAAACTCACATTGAAATCCATTGAGAAAATCAACAGCCGTTACCATATTATTACTTTCAATGAAAAAGTACCAGCTTCATTAAAAGCGGGAGATTATATTGAAAATATGTCGGCTTATCCTGAGTTATTGGTACAAAACTGTACTATTTCTAAAAACAGAGCTAGAGGATTATTACTTTCAACACCAAGAAAAATTGTGGTTGAGAACAATTATTTTGCTACCGAAATGGAAGCGATTTTAGTGCCTGTTGAAAGTGGGTATTGGTACGAATCAGGAAGTGCATTGGACTTAACCATTCGAAATAATACTTTTCAAGATTGTAATATTGGTGGACAAAATAGAGGTATCATTCGTTTTGAAACCGATGACGAAAGTAAAAACATAGCTTTCAAAAACATTTTGATTGAGAATAATAAAATCAACCAATTTGACAATTTAATCTTGGAAGTCAACAATACTGATGGGCTTAAATTTAAAGGGAACACGATTACGAACTCAGGAACCTTCAAAATGTTGTTTCCTGAAAATCCTGCTTTTTCAATTAAAACATCTAAGAATATTATTTTCGAAAATAATAAATATTCAGGAAAAGCAAATCCAATATTAAAATCAGATGGTTCTGTTCCTAATTTGAAATTTAAGTAG
- a CDS encoding OsmC family protein, whose protein sequence is MAFKHLFKVSLKWQAQKHQRYTKNHSISIEQKEILNISAAKAFKGDPSRYNPEDLLLSSLVSCHMMSYLYVCGQNGIDVLTYTDDAEATLEVTAEGSGRFVAVRLFPKVAIRQMDKIELAHQLHKKANQLCFIANSCNFPIEHFPEIMVANE, encoded by the coding sequence ATGGCATTCAAACATCTATTCAAAGTAAGTCTCAAATGGCAAGCCCAAAAGCATCAACGGTACACAAAAAATCATAGTATCAGCATTGAGCAAAAAGAGATTTTAAATATTTCTGCGGCCAAAGCATTCAAAGGAGACCCTTCACGATATAATCCCGAAGATTTGTTACTCAGTAGTCTGGTGTCCTGTCATATGATGTCCTATTTGTACGTTTGTGGTCAAAATGGAATAGATGTACTAACTTATACCGATGATGCTGAAGCAACTCTTGAAGTGACTGCAGAGGGGAGTGGGCGTTTTGTTGCCGTGAGATTATTTCCAAAAGTAGCCATTCGTCAAATGGACAAAATTGAGTTGGCTCATCAATTACACAAAAAAGCAAACCAACTCTGTTTTATTGCGAATTCTTGTAATTTCCCGATTGAACATTTTCCTGAAATAATGGTTGCTAATGAATAA
- a CDS encoding FAD:protein FMN transferase has protein sequence MIFILILITFFLPKQEQQEVWNKYQINGFTQGTTYNITYYAAERNIGEHQIDSIFNTIDQSLSMYQEHSLINQFNASAKGVTADAHLINVIQRSQEINRETRGLFDITLLPLMEVWGFHKKGMTPSTPNAKTLKAIKGCIGNSLLERKGNQLLKKKPCVQIDVNGIAQGYTVDVVANFLLAHKINNFLVEIGGEIRVNGTRQPSGELMKVGIQSPSKEVAFTHSIQKIVQIPSGAITTSGNYQKFYENKGKRISHLMNPKTGVPVQNDLISVTVYAKDAITADGYDNALMAMGLKKAFRFLKKNKELEAYFIYKDKNGQVKDTATTGFYRLIK, from the coding sequence ATGATTTTTATTTTGATATTGATCACTTTTTTTCTTCCTAAACAGGAACAGCAAGAAGTATGGAATAAATATCAAATTAATGGATTTACTCAGGGAACGACGTACAATATTACTTATTACGCAGCAGAGCGCAACATAGGGGAACATCAAATTGATAGCATTTTCAATACCATCGATCAATCCCTGTCAATGTATCAGGAGCATTCGTTGATTAATCAATTTAATGCTTCTGCAAAAGGAGTGACAGCCGATGCACATTTGATAAATGTCATCCAACGTTCACAAGAAATCAATCGAGAAACGAGAGGTTTGTTTGATATCACGCTCTTACCCTTGATGGAAGTTTGGGGATTTCATAAAAAAGGAATGACTCCCAGCACACCAAATGCCAAAACGTTGAAGGCAATCAAGGGCTGTATAGGAAACTCGCTTTTGGAACGCAAAGGAAACCAACTTCTAAAAAAGAAACCCTGTGTCCAAATTGACGTCAATGGAATTGCTCAAGGTTATACCGTAGATGTAGTGGCTAACTTTTTATTGGCACATAAAATCAACAACTTTTTGGTTGAAATAGGAGGTGAGATTCGAGTGAATGGCACACGCCAACCTAGTGGGGAACTGATGAAGGTAGGTATTCAAAGTCCGTCAAAAGAAGTGGCTTTTACCCATTCGATTCAAAAAATTGTGCAAATACCATCAGGAGCCATAACGACCTCGGGGAATTATCAAAAGTTTTATGAGAACAAGGGCAAACGAATATCGCATTTGATGAATCCAAAAACAGGAGTTCCTGTGCAAAACGATTTAATCAGTGTAACCGTTTATGCCAAAGATGCCATAACAGCCGATGGTTACGACAATGCACTGATGGCAATGGGACTTAAAAAGGCGTTCCGATTTTTAAAAAAGAACAAAGAACTTGAAGCTTATTTTATTTATAAAGACAAAAACGGTCAGGTGAAAGATACGGCTACGACGGGATTTTATAGGTTAATTAAGTAA
- a CDS encoding HAD family hydrolase gives MKYKCIIFDCDGVLVDSESISNGTLVSMAKNIGVTIEFDFAMTHFLGKSLQFCFDYIESLAAEKLPDNFEDEFRERTFEAFRTQMKPIPGVHELLNKIKVPICVASNGPAEKIRLNLTTTKLIDRFEGNIFSAYDINSWKPNPELYLHAAKSMGFAVEECVIIEDSVAGVQAAQAGGFDVFAYVNNHTEALFKGLDIPLFNDMACLDKLLL, from the coding sequence ATGAAATACAAATGCATCATTTTTGATTGCGATGGCGTTTTAGTCGATAGCGAAAGTATCTCAAACGGCACCTTAGTCTCTATGGCAAAAAACATTGGAGTAACGATAGAATTCGATTTTGCGATGACCCATTTTCTAGGCAAATCATTGCAATTTTGTTTCGATTACATTGAAAGTTTAGCGGCTGAAAAATTACCAGACAATTTCGAAGATGAATTTAGAGAACGCACATTTGAAGCTTTTAGAACGCAAATGAAACCCATTCCTGGCGTACACGAATTACTAAATAAAATCAAGGTTCCTATTTGTGTCGCTTCGAATGGACCTGCCGAAAAAATTAGACTCAATCTAACCACGACCAAACTTATTGACCGTTTTGAAGGAAATATTTTCAGTGCTTACGACATCAATAGTTGGAAACCGAATCCTGAATTGTATCTCCATGCTGCAAAATCAATGGGATTTGCTGTAGAAGAATGTGTGATTATCGAAGATAGTGTCGCCGGAGTTCAAGCGGCTCAAGCAGGAGGTTTTGATGTTTTTGCTTATGTTAACAATCATACTGAAGCTCTTTTTAAAGGGCTAGATATTCCGCTTTTTAATGACATGGCTTGTTTAGACAAACTTCTATTATAG
- a CDS encoding ferritin-like domain-containing protein, whose translation METLTKEKETSFQENHSVHGLRDLFEIGLKEMYYSEKALGKILPKMLKNATTPELIETLKNHLAENKKQIARLEVIFKTNFIEVNAQKCEAMNGLLKETIELLKNTDVGTVRDAGIISSEQKMKHYEIATYGTLRAFANILGNKKTANLLAKTLNEDKKADKALSKIAMYSINQHAYNANAITTVFM comes from the coding sequence ATGGAAACACTAACCAAAGAAAAAGAAACCAGCTTTCAAGAAAATCATTCAGTTCATGGACTCCGAGATTTGTTTGAAATAGGATTAAAAGAAATGTATTATTCCGAAAAAGCATTAGGGAAAATTCTACCTAAAATGCTAAAGAATGCCACAACTCCCGAGTTAATCGAAACTCTCAAAAATCATTTAGCCGAAAACAAAAAACAAATTGCCCGTTTAGAGGTCATTTTCAAAACTAATTTTATCGAAGTCAATGCTCAAAAATGTGAAGCCATGAACGGATTACTGAAAGAAACGATTGAGTTACTCAAAAACACTGACGTTGGAACGGTACGCGATGCTGGAATCATTTCGTCTGAGCAAAAAATGAAACATTACGAGATTGCCACATATGGAACTTTACGTGCCTTTGCTAATATATTAGGCAATAAAAAAACAGCCAACTTATTAGCTAAAACGTTAAACGAAGATAAAAAAGCTGACAAGGCTTTATCTAAAATAGCCATGTATTCCATCAACCAACACGCCTATAATGCCAATGCCATTACTACCGTATTTATGTAA
- a CDS encoding T9SS type A sorting domain-containing protein, which produces MNIKNYLFFLLLPMFMLGQNENSNTLNAINPVKRYNYNDGVTAMEYWYGIDKILDSVKTFHKDGSKNEIFYYNSKNQKHGNAYQYNKQGELLVTWTFENGKLLSRTDHKLPFNKDSEEVIKKAISSLAELNTRTNFNPTKINDIYRRASLRHKLGNNFLSLQDYKIIEAYTDKFYSDPKKIISDSIKIKMDGNSSRLYDAIANIYGTLEMENSAMHYFCKALKLAPKDNRILYNFANFLQHTKSNDLALVYLNKVLEIMPNHAFAQWALAKLYSDRGEYEKAMPHIIIAAEREKNIIERSSGYGGRNIKTTRGLIYHKTGETEKGISDLKAELAIDKNNSYAMKNLGIIYLDQKKYTEACELFQKAKKLEYTKIYDENDLEGLLELACNNPEAIVESEVKSVSATVSSTDSATAANRLPAVIPYIYPNPVQDIIHIIDLDPTATRYELFDYQSKLIQKGECKGSTIEATKLISGFYILKIYKDQITYSFKIIKE; this is translated from the coding sequence ATGAATATCAAAAACTACCTTTTTTTCCTTCTTTTGCCAATGTTTATGTTGGGACAAAATGAAAACTCAAACACATTAAATGCTATAAATCCAGTTAAACGATACAATTATAATGACGGAGTTACTGCGATGGAATATTGGTACGGTATTGACAAAATCTTAGATAGCGTTAAAACCTTTCATAAAGATGGCTCTAAAAATGAAATTTTCTATTACAATTCCAAAAACCAAAAACATGGAAACGCCTATCAATACAACAAACAAGGAGAACTCCTAGTAACTTGGACTTTTGAAAACGGAAAATTATTAAGTCGTACTGACCACAAACTTCCCTTTAATAAAGATAGCGAGGAAGTTATTAAAAAAGCAATTAGTTCCCTTGCAGAATTAAATACTCGAACTAATTTTAATCCAACAAAAATAAACGACATCTACCGAAGAGCATCTCTAAGACATAAATTAGGAAACAACTTTTTATCTTTACAAGATTATAAAATAATAGAAGCCTATACAGATAAATTCTACTCAGATCCAAAAAAAATAATTTCGGATTCTATCAAAATAAAAATGGATGGCAACAGTAGCAGATTATATGATGCCATTGCTAATATTTATGGGACTCTCGAAATGGAAAATTCAGCTATGCACTATTTTTGCAAAGCCCTGAAATTAGCGCCAAAAGACAACCGAATTTTATACAATTTTGCCAACTTTTTACAACATACAAAATCGAATGATTTAGCATTAGTGTATTTAAATAAAGTATTAGAAATAATGCCAAATCATGCTTTTGCCCAATGGGCACTAGCAAAACTCTACTCGGATAGAGGCGAATATGAGAAAGCAATGCCGCATATTATAATAGCTGCAGAAAGAGAAAAAAACATCATTGAACGTTCCTCAGGCTATGGTGGGAGAAATATTAAAACTACTAGAGGACTTATATACCATAAAACTGGTGAGACTGAGAAAGGGATTAGTGATTTGAAAGCCGAATTAGCCATAGATAAAAACAACAGTTATGCTATGAAAAACTTAGGTATTATCTACCTAGATCAAAAGAAATATACTGAGGCATGTGAATTATTCCAAAAAGCAAAAAAGCTTGAATACACCAAAATATATGATGAAAATGATTTAGAAGGTTTATTAGAACTCGCTTGTAACAATCCTGAAGCTATCGTTGAATCTGAAGTAAAATCAGTTAGCGCAACTGTTAGCTCAACTGATTCTGCTACAGCTGCGAATAGATTACCAGCAGTTATACCGTACATTTATCCAAACCCAGTTCAAGATATCATTCATATAATTGATTTAGACCCCACAGCTACTCGATATGAATTATTTGACTACCAATCAAAATTGATACAAAAAGGGGAATGTAAAGGAAGTACAATTGAAGCAACCAAATTAATTTCTGGTTTTTATATCTTAAAAATTTATAAAGACCAAATTACATATAGCTTTAAAATCATCAAAGAATAG
- a CDS encoding arylsulfatase, giving the protein MRTFLKVILVAGLSITTMATEAQNKSKPNIIYILADDLGYGDLSCYGQTKFDTPNIDKLAAKGIKFTQHYSGSAVCAPSRSTLMTGEHTGHTSIRGNLERGENLEGQVPMDGSVITIADVLKKAGYATGAFGKWGLGFIDSEGDPLNQGFDEFYGYNCQRKAHRYFPPYLWHNKEKVFLKGNDYTNKVTYAPDEIQKATLDFITKNKNKPFFAYVPFVLPHAEIISPDDAVYNKFKGKFNEDKPFKMPHDYLSDYGANIEEHKYASQLAPRAVYATMVTRLDIYVGEIMARLEQLGIADNTLVIFTSDNGPAVEGGADPKFFNGTAGLRGVKRDLYEGGIRAPFIAVWPDKIKAGTTSDLISAFWDMKPTFAEIVNVKEIGSTDGISILPTLLGKKNQKQHPYMYWEFPQAGGRKAVRLGNWKGVIYNIERKDNPEFELYNLATDPVETKNVAAQNPKIVAEMKAIMKEEHRHSTLFPMKE; this is encoded by the coding sequence ATGCGTACATTTCTAAAAGTAATTTTGGTTGCAGGTCTTTCTATCACTACGATGGCAACAGAGGCACAAAATAAATCCAAGCCTAATATTATTTATATTTTGGCGGATGATTTGGGCTACGGTGATTTGAGTTGTTACGGACAAACAAAATTTGATACACCAAATATTGATAAGTTAGCCGCTAAAGGAATCAAGTTTACACAACATTATAGTGGGTCAGCTGTTTGTGCGCCTTCACGTTCTACATTGATGACAGGCGAGCATACAGGACATACTTCGATTAGAGGAAACCTTGAAAGAGGTGAAAATCTTGAAGGACAAGTCCCAATGGATGGAAGTGTAATCACTATAGCCGATGTGCTTAAAAAAGCAGGATACGCTACGGGAGCTTTTGGGAAATGGGGACTTGGATTTATTGATTCTGAAGGAGATCCATTGAACCAAGGTTTTGATGAGTTTTACGGCTACAATTGTCAGCGCAAAGCCCACCGTTATTTTCCACCGTATTTATGGCATAATAAGGAAAAGGTTTTTCTAAAAGGGAATGATTATACTAATAAAGTAACCTATGCGCCTGATGAAATTCAGAAAGCAACGCTTGATTTTATTACCAAAAATAAAAACAAACCGTTTTTTGCTTATGTACCTTTCGTTTTGCCTCATGCTGAGATTATTTCGCCAGACGATGCAGTGTATAATAAATTCAAAGGGAAGTTCAATGAAGACAAGCCTTTCAAAATGCCACATGATTATTTGTCGGATTACGGGGCCAACATTGAAGAGCATAAGTATGCTTCGCAATTGGCTCCAAGAGCGGTCTATGCCACGATGGTTACTCGATTAGATATTTATGTGGGAGAAATCATGGCTAGATTAGAACAACTGGGAATTGCAGATAATACTCTAGTTATTTTTACTAGTGATAATGGCCCTGCAGTAGAAGGAGGTGCTGATCCTAAATTTTTTAATGGTACCGCTGGATTGAGAGGGGTAAAAAGAGATTTGTATGAAGGAGGTATTCGTGCTCCTTTTATAGCAGTTTGGCCTGATAAAATTAAGGCAGGAACCACTTCTGATTTGATTTCTGCTTTTTGGGATATGAAACCCACTTTTGCTGAAATAGTGAATGTTAAAGAAATAGGCTCAACGGATGGAATTTCGATTTTACCTACCTTATTAGGTAAAAAAAATCAAAAGCAGCATCCTTATATGTATTGGGAATTTCCGCAAGCAGGTGGGCGTAAGGCGGTACGTTTAGGAAACTGGAAAGGCGTAATTTATAATATTGAAAGGAAAGATAATCCAGAATTTGAACTGTATAATTTAGCCACAGACCCAGTAGAGACAAAGAATGTTGCGGCTCAAAATCCTAAAATAGTTGCCGAAATGAAAGCTATTATGAAAGAGGAGCATAGGCATTCAACTTTGTTTCCAATGAAAGAATAA
- a CDS encoding FAD-dependent oxidoreductase: MKRRDFLSKGSLGAIAAAAVVPLGMNAAPDHKEVKADDLGDRKKDNWTDLGTAKKRIPQRKITKNFDVCVIGGGAAGICAAVAAARNGAKVGFVQDRQVLGGNASSEIRVHLNGVNHLKDGLPERETGIIEELLLHNRFENPQESYPVFDHVMYDFVVREPNIDLMLGTQAVEAKMSGSKIKAARCWQGITETEIMIHAPIFIDCSGDGLLAATAGAEYRTGREASSEFGEKYAPKVADGWQMGASILMSSIDMGKPMPYTPPSYAIKYEAEKAHPKRYIKGFEEGIWWIEVGSEHDIIGEHEIIRHKLMGYLHGVWDYIKNSGKHPEATNFALDWVGTLAGRRESRRFIGDYILSETDMTQHKHFEDAIGFGGWSLDEHNPGGIENLSEPPSYFHEHFSEIYEVPFRSLYSKNISNLMFAGRNVSQTHIALSSSRIMATCALMGQAAGTAGAICAKKGVKPRDIYQKYIKDLQENLLRDDVFIPKRFANDSLDLAKKASVIFASSTLSGDAKFLTDGVSRDLKDEPHHWQSNGLNAELQLEWENPIEISKVEIKCDTNVKRNIMMRKDKRNDKIYTNTIPVEMMKSLALEARVNGSWMPLGTIDNNRTRLIKFNFNSVKTTAIRVKLKETYGAKNAKLFEIRCYA, encoded by the coding sequence ATGAAACGTAGAGATTTTTTATCCAAAGGATCCCTTGGAGCAATTGCGGCAGCTGCTGTTGTCCCTTTGGGAATGAATGCCGCTCCAGACCATAAAGAAGTAAAAGCAGACGATTTAGGAGATCGAAAAAAAGACAATTGGACGGATCTAGGCACAGCTAAAAAGAGGATTCCGCAACGTAAAATTACTAAAAACTTTGATGTCTGTGTAATTGGTGGAGGAGCAGCAGGTATTTGCGCCGCAGTAGCCGCTGCTCGTAACGGTGCCAAAGTTGGTTTTGTACAAGACCGACAAGTGCTAGGAGGGAATGCTTCCAGTGAAATCCGAGTACATCTTAATGGTGTCAATCACCTGAAAGACGGGCTTCCAGAACGCGAAACCGGAATTATTGAAGAGTTATTACTGCATAACCGTTTTGAAAATCCACAAGAATCTTATCCCGTTTTTGACCATGTGATGTACGATTTCGTGGTTCGTGAGCCCAATATCGATTTGATGCTAGGGACTCAGGCAGTCGAAGCTAAAATGTCGGGTTCTAAAATTAAAGCGGCTCGTTGCTGGCAAGGGATTACGGAAACTGAAATCATGATTCATGCTCCTATTTTTATTGATTGTTCTGGTGACGGACTTTTAGCAGCTACAGCAGGTGCGGAGTACAGAACAGGTCGTGAAGCATCGTCTGAATTTGGTGAAAAATATGCGCCTAAAGTTGCTGATGGTTGGCAAATGGGAGCTTCTATTTTGATGTCTTCCATTGATATGGGTAAACCCATGCCCTATACGCCACCATCTTACGCTATTAAATATGAAGCCGAAAAAGCACATCCCAAACGATACATCAAAGGGTTTGAAGAAGGTATTTGGTGGATTGAAGTAGGAAGTGAGCACGATATTATTGGAGAACATGAAATCATCCGTCATAAATTAATGGGGTATTTACACGGTGTTTGGGATTATATCAAGAATTCAGGCAAGCATCCAGAGGCAACTAATTTTGCGTTGGATTGGGTAGGAACGCTTGCGGGTCGTAGGGAATCACGTCGTTTTATTGGCGACTACATCCTTTCTGAAACGGATATGACCCAGCACAAACATTTTGAAGACGCCATCGGGTTTGGGGGTTGGTCCTTGGATGAACACAATCCTGGTGGTATCGAGAATTTATCCGAACCGCCTAGTTATTTCCACGAACATTTTTCGGAAATTTACGAAGTGCCTTTTCGAAGTTTGTACTCAAAAAACATTTCAAACCTAATGTTTGCGGGACGTAACGTGAGTCAAACACATATTGCATTATCCTCCTCTCGCATTATGGCTACCTGCGCCTTAATGGGGCAGGCAGCGGGAACAGCGGGTGCAATTTGCGCTAAAAAAGGAGTTAAACCTCGTGATATTTACCAAAAATACATCAAGGACTTACAAGAGAATTTATTGCGTGATGATGTTTTTATTCCGAAACGTTTTGCTAATGATTCGTTGGATTTGGCCAAAAAAGCATCCGTTATTTTTGCTTCTTCAACGCTGTCTGGTGATGCTAAATTTCTAACAGATGGAGTTTCCAGAGACCTGAAAGACGAACCGCACCATTGGCAGTCGAATGGATTAAATGCCGAATTACAGTTGGAATGGGAAAACCCAATCGAAATTTCAAAGGTGGAAATCAAATGCGATACCAATGTAAAACGCAATATTATGATGCGAAAAGACAAGCGTAATGACAAAATTTACACCAATACCATTCCTGTCGAAATGATGAAATCCCTCGCCTTAGAAGCCCGTGTCAACGGTAGCTGGATGCCATTGGGAACCATCGATAATAATAGAACCCGTTTGATTAAATTCAATTTCAATTCTGTGAAAACCACAGCTATCCGAGTGAAATTAAAAGAAACCTACGGTGCTAAAAACGCCAAATTGTTCGAAATTCGTTGTTATGCATAA